The Raoultibacter phocaeensis genome contains a region encoding:
- a CDS encoding Fic family protein, with translation MDGREVIVYTPDVLRNQRFVLSPETQANTSRAERALVRMEDKALNGHVSGSLRRVLSRLEAISTIRIEGKAPRLVALLQLEACAAEGDDEPVKRGEPFDFFGFENEEERQTAVEVLFFERALEHIYGRIGDSNPFDTAYLLDIHSIARFGCSAQESGVGFRRKAWISESAASVARVYEPPGPEAIEALVEDLVAFGGHEAYSPITQAALAHFQFESIKPFKSGMDKTGRLMCHAILHRRGLTNSIIAPIGLEPAIDTPSHARSLLPYNFGCAIDETNRMKFIDQWVDFCALSAEVSARAADVYLDAILKLKESWLEDFGKPNKGSALEDLFNLLPGTPILTVKQAAVLTGKSLSAVNDALLRLERAGIVKTLDRFQRGRLFVARRAVDLLEDIGRRITPEHPIDRDSLG, from the coding sequence TTGGATGGCAGGGAGGTCATCGTGTATACGCCGGATGTTCTGAGAAACCAGCGGTTCGTCCTATCGCCCGAGACGCAGGCGAATACGTCACGGGCCGAACGCGCGCTTGTTCGCATGGAGGACAAAGCGCTCAACGGCCATGTAAGCGGTTCGCTCAGGCGCGTGCTTTCACGGCTCGAAGCCATCTCCACGATCAGGATAGAGGGCAAGGCGCCCCGTCTTGTGGCGCTGCTCCAACTTGAAGCCTGCGCAGCGGAGGGGGATGATGAGCCGGTCAAGCGCGGGGAGCCGTTCGATTTCTTCGGATTCGAAAACGAGGAAGAGCGGCAGACCGCCGTCGAGGTGCTGTTCTTCGAGCGCGCGCTCGAGCACATATACGGTCGAATAGGCGATTCGAATCCGTTCGATACCGCGTACTTGCTCGACATCCATTCGATTGCGCGCTTCGGATGTTCTGCCCAAGAAAGCGGAGTCGGCTTCAGGAGGAAGGCGTGGATATCAGAATCGGCCGCCTCTGTAGCCAGGGTGTACGAGCCGCCCGGACCCGAAGCGATTGAGGCGCTCGTCGAGGATCTCGTGGCGTTCGGCGGGCACGAAGCGTATTCGCCCATCACGCAAGCGGCACTCGCTCATTTCCAATTCGAGAGCATCAAGCCGTTCAAGTCGGGTATGGATAAGACGGGCAGGCTCATGTGCCATGCTATCCTGCATCGGCGCGGACTCACGAACAGCATCATCGCCCCTATCGGGCTCGAACCGGCAATCGATACGCCAAGTCATGCGCGATCGCTGCTCCCGTACAACTTCGGGTGCGCCATCGACGAGACGAACCGCATGAAGTTCATCGATCAATGGGTGGATTTCTGCGCGCTTTCGGCGGAGGTTTCGGCGCGGGCGGCCGATGTGTACCTCGACGCGATCCTCAAGCTCAAGGAATCGTGGCTCGAAGATTTCGGAAAGCCGAACAAAGGGTCTGCGCTCGAAGATCTGTTCAACCTGTTGCCGGGGACTCCGATACTGACGGTCAAGCAGGCAGCGGTCTTGACGGGGAAGAGCTTGTCGGCGGTCAACGATGCGCTCTTGCGCCTTGAGCGGGCGGGCATCGTGAAGACGCTCGACCGGTTTCAGCGGGGAAGGCTGTTCGTGGCGCGCCGGGCGGTCGATCTGCTCGAGGATATCGGCAGGCGCATCACGCCCGAACATCCGATAGACCGCGATTCGCTCGGGTGA
- a CDS encoding molybdopterin-containing oxidoreductase family protein, with protein sequence MSKPRTENTEWLSMKRRSFLKLAAGAAAGAATGTLLVSCAPKEEEAQPESTPVGTGQPDYDKIVRTVCAPNCVGSCGINAYVKDDTIVKVEPAEFPDNAYHRICLRGVSNAMQRVYSPDRVKYPMKRVGERGSGDFERISWEEAIDLIYEKMQYNIDTYGPTANSFLGMTGNYGVFPQIMASLLAMTYDGTAFTNFGIMGDNACNMGFLPPLGVQQDASSWEDMVGSKAIILFGCNYAETNMQEMHFLFDAQEAGSKLIVVDPRFSRTAAKADQWIPIRPGTDAAMVLGMMNHIVAQKKYDEAYIRTYTNGAFLVDTVTKKLVRLDDGYAVWDESAGKAVPVAAVPDEMKPAYPSVEVNGDLPKETEVPETAALLGVFSVETDGRTVEAKPAFQLLVESLEAYTPEAASEICEVPAEDIVALADLYTDEAPASLRVSQGTNRYWNGHLPTRALVQLAAITGNVGKPHANINWAGGSLMRILFALGPTAVTTREGHASTPQPGSQWYDIVASQKPYPVKLLWTQNYGWGTQGPDRNRMINEVLPQLDFIIVSDSIMTPGAQYADLVLPVTSYYEEPFEIVTAWSSFYVQVREQAISPMFEAKTDYQIAQMLAERFGILEETEWKLDIEEYGLTHILKESIAPEFASIDTDELMEKKVVRANYPENYVAFESMRFQTPSGKIELYTESLTEFGEELACHYEPLEGNRNEMAATYPLTFMNCRTVYTTHSQHVQLPWIREVAPDPWLEMAPEDAEARGIATDDVVEVFNDRGSYKVKALVTPEIKPGCLNQRQGWWPKDFPEETHYSSLIHMTLNPAQDAISETNFAPYDNLVDVRKA encoded by the coding sequence ATGTCGAAACCTCGAACAGAGAATACCGAATGGCTGAGCATGAAAAGGCGGAGCTTCCTCAAGCTTGCCGCCGGTGCGGCAGCGGGGGCGGCAACCGGAACCCTGCTGGTTTCCTGTGCCCCGAAGGAAGAAGAGGCTCAGCCCGAGTCGACGCCTGTCGGCACCGGGCAGCCCGACTACGACAAAATCGTGAGGACGGTATGCGCGCCCAACTGCGTGGGCAGCTGCGGTATCAACGCCTATGTCAAAGACGATACGATTGTGAAGGTGGAGCCTGCGGAATTCCCCGATAACGCGTACCATCGTATCTGCCTGCGCGGCGTATCGAACGCCATGCAGCGCGTGTATTCTCCCGATCGCGTGAAATACCCTATGAAGCGCGTCGGCGAACGCGGCTCAGGAGATTTCGAGCGCATTAGCTGGGAGGAGGCTATCGACCTCATCTACGAGAAGATGCAGTACAACATCGACACGTACGGTCCGACCGCGAACTCGTTTCTCGGTATGACGGGCAACTACGGCGTGTTCCCTCAGATCATGGCTTCTTTGCTGGCCATGACGTACGACGGCACTGCATTCACGAACTTCGGCATTATGGGAGACAACGCCTGCAACATGGGGTTTTTACCGCCGCTCGGAGTCCAGCAGGATGCGAGCTCGTGGGAGGATATGGTCGGCTCGAAGGCGATCATCCTGTTCGGCTGCAACTACGCCGAGACCAACATGCAGGAGATGCATTTTCTGTTCGACGCCCAGGAGGCTGGAAGCAAGCTCATCGTCGTGGATCCGCGCTTCTCGCGCACGGCGGCGAAAGCCGACCAGTGGATACCGATTCGTCCCGGCACCGATGCGGCTATGGTGCTCGGCATGATGAATCATATTGTCGCTCAGAAAAAGTACGACGAAGCGTATATCAGAACGTACACGAACGGCGCGTTTCTTGTCGATACCGTCACGAAGAAGCTCGTGCGCTTGGACGATGGGTACGCGGTTTGGGACGAGAGCGCAGGCAAGGCCGTTCCCGTTGCGGCCGTTCCCGACGAGATGAAGCCCGCATACCCGTCAGTCGAGGTGAACGGCGATCTGCCGAAGGAAACCGAAGTTCCTGAAACCGCTGCGCTGCTCGGGGTGTTCAGCGTCGAAACCGACGGCCGAACCGTCGAGGCGAAACCTGCGTTTCAGCTGCTCGTCGAATCGCTCGAGGCTTACACGCCCGAAGCGGCAAGCGAGATATGCGAGGTTCCGGCCGAGGACATCGTGGCGCTTGCCGATCTCTATACGGATGAAGCGCCTGCGAGCCTGCGCGTGAGCCAGGGAACGAACCGTTATTGGAACGGCCATCTTCCCACCCGCGCACTCGTGCAGCTTGCCGCCATCACCGGCAACGTGGGCAAGCCGCATGCGAACATAAACTGGGCGGGCGGAAGCCTCATGCGCATCCTCTTCGCGCTCGGACCCACAGCCGTCACTACGCGGGAGGGCCACGCTTCGACACCGCAGCCGGGATCGCAATGGTACGACATCGTCGCCTCGCAGAAGCCGTACCCTGTAAAGCTTCTGTGGACCCAGAACTACGGTTGGGGCACGCAAGGCCCCGATCGCAACCGCATGATCAATGAGGTGCTGCCCCAGCTTGACTTCATCATCGTATCCGATTCGATCATGACGCCGGGCGCGCAGTACGCTGATCTCGTGCTGCCCGTCACAAGCTATTACGAAGAGCCCTTCGAAATCGTGACGGCGTGGTCGTCGTTCTACGTGCAAGTGCGCGAACAGGCCATAAGCCCGATGTTCGAAGCGAAGACCGACTATCAGATAGCCCAGATGCTCGCCGAACGCTTCGGTATCCTCGAGGAAACCGAGTGGAAGCTCGACATCGAGGAATACGGCTTGACCCATATTCTCAAAGAAAGCATCGCCCCTGAATTCGCTTCGATCGATACCGATGAGCTTATGGAAAAGAAGGTCGTACGGGCGAACTACCCTGAGAACTACGTGGCGTTCGAAAGCATGCGGTTCCAGACGCCGAGCGGCAAGATCGAACTGTATACCGAGAGCCTGACCGAGTTCGGCGAAGAGCTCGCCTGCCATTACGAGCCGCTCGAAGGAAACCGCAACGAGATGGCGGCGACCTACCCGCTCACCTTCATGAACTGCCGCACCGTGTACACGACGCATTCGCAGCACGTGCAGCTTCCGTGGATCCGCGAGGTGGCGCCGGATCCGTGGCTCGAGATGGCGCCCGAAGACGCCGAGGCGCGCGGCATCGCGACCGACGATGTGGTAGAGGTGTTCAACGACCGCGGTTCGTACAAGGTGAAAGCGCTTGTGACACCCGAGATCAAGCCCGGATGCTTGAACCAGCGTCAGGGATGGTGGCCGAAGGACTTCCCCGAAGAAACGCATTACAGCTCGCTTATCCACATGACCCTTAATCCTGCGCAAGACGCGATATCGGAGACGAATTTCGCACCGTACGACAACCTCGTCGACGTGAGAAAGGCATAG
- a CDS encoding glycoside hydrolase family 25 protein, translated as MTEHKALVCSQECLGGSMVHVSRRLLCALALACTCALLTLCGCFSPESVTNAKPAYVSPYDFSGLTYENGRFAYAEDGEMRSRTGIDVSVHQGAIDWNAVAADGVDFAIIRIGNRGATEGIVYLDERYEANMQGAATAGIPVGVYFFSQAVSVEEAEEEADFVLAMLGGAELAYPVVYDHEPVAGIEGRADNLSRTQMTENARAFCSRISDAGYEPMLYGNKSDIAKYDLDELAGIDVWFAEYGAPVPSGQFDFSIWQYSNAGTVAGIETSVDLNLQFLPHAA; from the coding sequence ATGACCGAGCATAAAGCGCTCGTCTGTTCGCAGGAATGTCTTGGAGGTAGCATGGTGCACGTGTCCCGCCGTCTGCTCTGCGCTCTCGCGCTTGCGTGTACCTGCGCGTTACTCACCTTGTGCGGGTGCTTCTCGCCCGAGTCAGTAACCAATGCGAAGCCAGCGTACGTGAGCCCCTACGATTTCTCCGGTCTTACCTACGAAAACGGACGTTTCGCTTATGCCGAAGACGGCGAGATGCGCTCGCGTACCGGCATCGACGTTTCGGTTCACCAGGGCGCCATCGACTGGAACGCGGTAGCCGCAGACGGTGTCGACTTCGCTATCATCCGCATCGGCAATCGGGGTGCGACCGAAGGCATTGTCTACCTTGACGAACGCTACGAGGCCAACATGCAAGGCGCTGCAACGGCGGGCATTCCCGTAGGCGTGTATTTCTTTTCGCAGGCCGTTTCGGTCGAGGAGGCCGAAGAGGAAGCGGATTTCGTGCTCGCCATGCTCGGCGGCGCTGAACTCGCCTACCCCGTCGTCTACGACCACGAGCCCGTTGCGGGCATCGAGGGACGGGCCGACAACCTCTCACGTACCCAGATGACCGAGAATGCCCGCGCATTCTGCTCGAGAATTTCCGATGCCGGATACGAACCGATGCTCTACGGGAACAAGAGCGACATCGCGAAATACGACCTTGACGAGCTTGCCGGTATCGACGTGTGGTTCGCCGAATACGGGGCTCCCGTTCCGAGCGGGCAATTCGATTTCTCGATATGGCAGTACTCGAATGCCGGCACGGTTGCCGGCATCGAAACATCGGTCGATCTCAACCTCCAATTCCTCCCTCATGCGGCATAA
- a CDS encoding GNAT family N-acetyltransferase, with protein sequence MDNHSDSTQPPCSETDRLLDPVSTVPRLTTERLVLRAFCLADADDVFAYSSDPRIGHDAGWPQHRSLDDSRSFITDIASQGHVWAIIPRETATECNPEGTVIGSIGLIPDPARSLDSVLMLGYAIGSDWWGRGFTTEAAKEVVRFGFEQLGLIGISCTCYPWNAASRRVIEKCGFSFEGTRHLAEIGQDGVPEDLLCHLLAKEAWEASSEQTTA encoded by the coding sequence ATGGACAACCACTCTGACTCCACCCAACCACCTTGTTCGGAAACCGACCGTTTGCTCGACCCCGTAAGCACCGTACCCCGACTTACCACCGAGCGGCTCGTACTCAGAGCGTTTTGCCTTGCCGACGCTGACGACGTGTTCGCCTATTCGAGCGATCCACGCATCGGCCACGATGCCGGCTGGCCGCAGCACCGCTCGCTTGACGATTCGCGTTCGTTTATCACCGATATCGCATCACAGGGCCATGTGTGGGCGATCATTCCCCGCGAAACAGCGACCGAATGCAATCCCGAAGGCACGGTGATCGGCTCGATCGGCCTGATCCCCGATCCTGCACGTTCGCTCGACTCGGTACTCATGCTCGGCTACGCGATCGGCAGCGATTGGTGGGGACGCGGCTTTACAACCGAAGCCGCGAAGGAAGTCGTCCGTTTCGGCTTCGAGCAGCTCGGTCTCATCGGCATCTCATGTACGTGCTACCCGTGGAATGCCGCCTCAAGGCGCGTGATAGAAAAATGCGGCTTCTCGTTCGAGGGAACCAGACACCTCGCAGAGATCGGCCAAGACGGCGTTCCCGAAGATCTACTCTGCCACCTGCTTGCAAAAGAAGCTTGGGAAGCATCATCTGAACAAACAACCGCCTAA
- the uvrC gene encoding excinuclease ABC subunit UvrC, which produces MEKLERIKNELASVPALPGVYLWKDEDGQVIYVGKAKQLRARMRQYVNYQDERAKIPLLVDQIETFDYIVTENEHESLVLEKNLINQYSPYFNADFKDDKSYPFIALTKGDVFPAIKYTREKHRPGTLYFGPYTDSRAAREMVDIARRVVPLCAASCADWRRMKRKLESEDLSTFLDAEGAKPCFDAHVGLGPGACCGGITPEEYQENVKRIERFLSGSHREFIVELEDEMTSAAEELDFEKAARIKARIDTINSLCDRQHAVSSRNLNADVVGICREETIAGVNVFMIREGRIINSNEFILNKGKDVPDQDLLHMFLLRYYDTTTSIPHEVIVREVPDDDAVMEEWLTEKLASVRGAKVRFTAPKKGEKADLLDMAETNARHALMRYKVRTNYEDKRINDALLQLESALALDEPPMRIECFDISTIHGSYTVASMVVFTNGKPDKNQYRRFKIKTPLTEANDFLSMQEVLGRRYAPERMADERFGKKPDLIILDGGKPQLSAALEMFDELGIDDIALAGLAKRDEELFVPWQDTGPVVLPSGSSSLYLVKQVRDEAHRFAITFHRELRGKGMTASVLDDVVGLGPVRKKALLKAFKSFRNLKSAALEEIKAAKVVPEEVAEELYAVLRQYNDKENTELAAASSEASEDLSSTPGFAEAAASALQAGADGTASHAVGEEAHRKQGEAACEDTPLEEAL; this is translated from the coding sequence ATGGAAAAACTCGAACGCATCAAAAACGAACTTGCGAGCGTGCCCGCGCTTCCCGGAGTCTATCTCTGGAAGGACGAAGACGGCCAGGTCATCTACGTCGGTAAGGCGAAGCAGCTGCGCGCCCGTATGCGCCAGTACGTGAACTATCAGGACGAACGCGCCAAAATCCCGCTGCTCGTGGATCAGATCGAAACGTTTGACTATATCGTGACCGAAAACGAGCACGAAAGCCTCGTCCTCGAGAAGAACCTCATCAACCAGTACTCGCCGTACTTCAACGCCGATTTCAAGGACGATAAGAGCTACCCGTTCATCGCGCTCACGAAAGGCGACGTGTTTCCCGCCATCAAGTACACGCGCGAGAAGCACCGGCCGGGTACGTTGTACTTCGGGCCCTACACCGACAGCCGCGCCGCCCGCGAGATGGTGGACATCGCACGCAGGGTGGTTCCCTTGTGCGCCGCATCGTGCGCGGATTGGCGGCGCATGAAGCGCAAGCTCGAAAGCGAGGATCTCAGCACGTTTCTCGATGCAGAAGGCGCAAAGCCGTGCTTCGATGCGCACGTGGGTCTCGGTCCCGGTGCTTGCTGCGGGGGCATCACGCCCGAGGAGTATCAGGAAAACGTGAAGCGCATCGAGCGGTTCCTTTCGGGGTCGCATCGCGAGTTCATCGTCGAGCTCGAAGACGAGATGACGAGTGCCGCCGAAGAGCTCGACTTCGAAAAGGCCGCCCGTATCAAGGCGCGCATCGACACCATCAATTCGCTCTGCGACCGGCAGCATGCCGTCTCGTCGCGCAACCTCAATGCCGACGTGGTCGGTATATGCCGCGAGGAGACCATTGCGGGCGTGAACGTGTTCATGATCCGCGAGGGCCGCATCATCAACAGCAACGAGTTCATCCTGAACAAAGGCAAAGACGTTCCCGACCAGGATCTGCTCCATATGTTCCTTTTGCGCTACTACGACACGACCACCTCGATCCCGCATGAGGTGATCGTGCGCGAGGTGCCCGACGACGATGCGGTCATGGAAGAGTGGCTCACCGAGAAGCTTGCGAGCGTGCGCGGTGCGAAGGTCCGCTTCACCGCGCCGAAGAAGGGCGAGAAGGCCGATCTGCTCGACATGGCTGAAACGAACGCCCGCCACGCGCTCATGCGCTATAAAGTGCGCACGAACTACGAGGACAAACGCATCAACGATGCGCTTTTGCAGCTTGAGAGCGCGCTTGCGCTCGACGAGCCGCCGATGCGCATCGAGTGTTTCGATATCTCGACTATCCACGGCTCCTATACGGTCGCCTCGATGGTCGTGTTCACCAACGGCAAGCCCGACAAGAACCAGTACCGTCGCTTTAAGATCAAAACGCCGCTTACCGAGGCGAACGATTTCCTTTCTATGCAGGAGGTGCTCGGACGGCGGTATGCTCCCGAGCGCATGGCCGACGAGCGCTTCGGGAAAAAGCCCGACCTCATCATCCTCGACGGCGGCAAGCCGCAGCTTTCGGCGGCTCTCGAGATGTTCGACGAGCTCGGCATCGACGACATAGCGCTCGCGGGCCTCGCGAAGCGCGACGAGGAACTGTTCGTGCCTTGGCAGGATACCGGCCCCGTGGTGCTCCCGAGCGGATCGTCGTCGCTCTACCTCGTCAAGCAGGTGCGCGACGAAGCGCACCGCTTCGCCATCACGTTCCATCGCGAGCTGCGCGGCAAAGGCATGACGGCGAGCGTGCTCGACGATGTGGTGGGACTCGGGCCCGTGCGCAAGAAGGCGCTTCTGAAAGCGTTCAAATCTTTCAGGAACCTCAAAAGCGCTGCGCTTGAAGAGATCAAGGCCGCCAAGGTCGTACCCGAAGAGGTGGCCGAAGAGCTCTACGCGGTGCTTCGGCAGTATAATGACAAAGAGAACACCGAGCTCGCAGCCGCTTCGAGCGAAGCGTCCGAGGACCTTTCGTCCACGCCAGGGTTTGCCGAAGCGGCAGCGAGCGCGCTTCAGGCAGGCGCAGACGGCACGGCCTCGCATGCGGTCGGCGAAGAAGCGCATCGGAAACAAGGCGAAGCGGCATGCGAGGACACGCCGTTGGAGGAGGCATTATGA
- the gdhA gene encoding NADP-specific glutamate dehydrogenase, with protein sequence MSYVDNVIEQVKEKNPNEPEFIQAVTEVLTSLKPVIESNPAYEKAGLLERIVEPERVVMFRVPWVDDEGAVHVNRGYRVEYNSCLGPYKGGLRLHPSVNLGIIKFLGFEQIFKNSLTTLPMGGGKGGSDFDPKGKSDLEVMRFCQSFMTELSRHIGANTDVPAGDIGTGAREIGFMFGQYKRLRNEWVGVLTGKGLSYGGSLVRTEATGYGLIYFVQEYLTCHDDSFEGKTVAVSGSGNVAIYATEKAQQLGAKVVTLSDSTGWIHDPAGIDLALVKQIKEVERGRISEYANRKDGVEYHEGTGVWSVPVDIALPCATQNELHLDDAKKLVENGCKIVAEGANMPTTMDATDYLMEHGVVFCPGKASNAGGVATSGLEMSQNSERLSWTFDEVDEKLQGIMKSIYHAADDAAREFGHEGNYVMGANIAGFKKLADAMMAQGIV encoded by the coding sequence ATGAGTTATGTCGATAACGTCATCGAGCAGGTCAAGGAGAAGAATCCGAACGAGCCCGAGTTCATTCAGGCTGTCACCGAAGTGCTCACGTCGCTTAAGCCCGTCATCGAGTCGAATCCCGCTTACGAGAAAGCCGGACTGCTCGAGCGCATCGTCGAGCCCGAGCGCGTAGTGATGTTTCGGGTCCCCTGGGTCGACGACGAAGGTGCCGTGCACGTCAACCGCGGCTACCGCGTCGAGTACAACAGCTGCCTCGGGCCCTACAAGGGCGGCCTGCGCCTCCATCCGTCGGTGAACCTCGGCATCATCAAGTTCCTCGGCTTCGAGCAGATCTTCAAGAACAGCCTGACCACGCTTCCCATGGGCGGCGGCAAGGGCGGAAGCGACTTCGATCCGAAAGGCAAATCGGACCTCGAGGTCATGCGTTTCTGCCAGAGCTTCATGACCGAGCTCTCCCGCCACATCGGCGCGAACACCGATGTTCCCGCAGGCGATATCGGCACCGGCGCCCGTGAGATCGGATTCATGTTCGGCCAGTACAAGCGCCTGCGCAACGAATGGGTCGGCGTGCTCACCGGCAAGGGCCTCTCTTACGGCGGATCGCTTGTGCGCACCGAGGCCACCGGCTACGGCCTCATCTACTTCGTGCAGGAATACCTCACCTGCCACGACGATTCCTTCGAGGGCAAGACGGTTGCCGTCTCCGGTTCGGGCAACGTCGCCATCTACGCGACCGAGAAGGCCCAGCAGCTCGGCGCGAAGGTCGTGACCCTGTCCGACTCAACGGGCTGGATCCATGATCCGGCGGGCATCGATCTCGCTCTTGTGAAGCAGATCAAGGAAGTCGAGCGCGGCCGCATCTCCGAGTACGCGAACCGCAAAGACGGCGTCGAGTACCACGAGGGCACGGGCGTCTGGTCGGTGCCTGTGGACATCGCGCTTCCCTGTGCCACGCAAAACGAACTCCATCTCGACGATGCGAAGAAGCTCGTCGAGAACGGCTGCAAGATCGTGGCGGAGGGCGCGAACATGCCCACCACCATGGATGCGACCGACTACCTCATGGAGCACGGCGTCGTGTTCTGCCCCGGCAAGGCCTCCAACGCAGGCGGCGTGGCCACCTCGGGCCTTGAGATGAGCCAGAATTCCGAGCGTCTTTCCTGGACATTCGACGAGGTCGACGAGAAGCTGCAGGGCATTATGAAGAGCATCTACCATGCAGCCGACGACGCGGCCAGGGAGTTCGGCCACGAGGGCAACTACGTCATGGGCGCGAACATCGCCGGCTTCAAGAAGCTCGCCGACGCCATGATGGCACAGGGCATCGTATAG
- a CDS encoding 4Fe-4S dicluster domain-containing protein produces the protein MTKYGFAINLHRCIGCRTCSISCKMENSVADGLLRMRVLNDEEKLVYDIPTGAYPKLSMTWTPVPCQHCDTAPCVAVCPTGASQKREDGIVTIDKELCTGCKSCIEACPYDARMYDEASNTVDKCTLCAHRIDAGLGTTMCEIACPGRAIAVGDLDDPDSGIAKIVAEHDTIRLLEDEETGPNVYYWDSMA, from the coding sequence ATGACGAAGTATGGATTTGCCATCAATCTGCACCGCTGCATCGGATGCCGTACCTGCTCGATCAGCTGCAAGATGGAGAACAGCGTTGCCGACGGTCTTCTTCGCATGCGCGTGCTCAACGACGAGGAGAAGCTCGTCTACGACATTCCAACGGGGGCGTATCCGAAGCTTTCGATGACGTGGACGCCGGTTCCGTGCCAGCATTGCGATACGGCGCCGTGCGTGGCCGTGTGTCCAACGGGCGCGAGTCAGAAGCGCGAAGACGGCATCGTGACGATCGACAAGGAGCTCTGCACCGGATGCAAATCGTGCATCGAAGCATGCCCCTACGATGCCCGCATGTACGATGAGGCTTCGAATACTGTTGATAAATGCACGCTGTGCGCTCATCGAATCGATGCGGGCCTCGGGACGACGATGTGCGAGATCGCATGCCCCGGGCGAGCGATAGCAGTCGGCGATCTCGACGATCCCGACTCCGGGATCGCGAAAATCGTCGCAGAGCACGACACGATCCGCCTCCTCGAAGACGAGGAAACGGGACCGAACGTGTACTACTGGGATTCCATGGCATAG
- a CDS encoding TorD/DmsD family molecular chaperone, which produces MGYCEERGLARAQGRLCCLLAACFRRPDDALAEKIIGSGFSEELGAILSDAEAGTVASLLARIAAFEQDCASSAPENVRLALELDYNRLFVGPAALLAPPYESYYASDRDGNGFGRLRTAEERAVVAAYRESGYEVPESFTDLPDHIAVELEFLALVAEKEASAWEAGDADEAEKMRNAQAIFLERHVGTWAVRFAEHVERGARTPLYPAVAQIVALFCGR; this is translated from the coding sequence ATGGGATATTGTGAAGAAAGGGGTTTGGCTCGCGCGCAAGGTCGGCTGTGCTGTCTTTTGGCGGCATGCTTCAGGAGGCCCGACGATGCGTTGGCCGAAAAGATCATCGGGTCGGGCTTTTCGGAAGAGCTGGGAGCCATACTGTCCGATGCCGAAGCGGGCACGGTCGCTTCTCTTCTCGCGCGTATCGCCGCATTCGAGCAGGACTGTGCTTCATCAGCTCCTGAAAACGTGCGACTTGCTCTCGAACTCGATTACAATCGGTTGTTCGTAGGGCCTGCGGCCCTTCTCGCGCCGCCCTACGAAAGCTACTATGCCAGCGATAGGGACGGAAATGGATTCGGAAGGCTGCGGACCGCAGAGGAGCGCGCCGTTGTCGCAGCGTATCGGGAAAGCGGGTACGAAGTGCCCGAATCGTTCACCGACCTTCCCGACCATATAGCCGTCGAACTCGAGTTCCTTGCGCTTGTCGCAGAGAAGGAGGCATCGGCATGGGAGGCGGGCGATGCCGACGAAGCCGAGAAAATGCGCAACGCGCAGGCGATCTTCCTTGAGCGCCATGTGGGAACGTGGGCGGTTCGTTTCGCCGAGCATGTCGAACGCGGTGCGCGAACGCCGCTGTATCCTGCGGTAGCACAGATCGTCGCGCTGTTCTGCGGGCGGTAG